From one Suricata suricatta isolate VVHF042 chromosome 8, meerkat_22Aug2017_6uvM2_HiC, whole genome shotgun sequence genomic stretch:
- the HTR6 gene encoding 5-hydroxytryptamine receptor 6 has product MVPEPGPASNSTPDWGSGPPSDPAGSGWVAAALCAVIALTAAANSLLIALICTQPALRNTSNFFLVSLFTSDLMVGLVVMPPAMLNALYGRWVLARGLCLLWAAFDVMCCSASILNLCLISLDRYLLILSPLSYKLRMTPARALGLVLGAWSLAALASFLPLLLGWHQLGRARAPAPGQCRLLASLPFVLVASGLTFFLPSGAICFTYCRILLAARKQAVQVASLTTGMAGQALETLQVPRTPRPGMELADSRRLTTQHSRKALKASLTLGILLGMFFVTWLPFFVANIAQAVCDCISPGLFDALTWLGYCNSTMNPIIYPLFMRDFKRALGRFLPCPHCPRERRASLASPSMRTSHSGPRPGLSLQHVLPLPLPSDSNSDSGSGSGGSSGLQRTVQPLLRREAPRDPPPSARVTAVVNFSDIDPVEPQPKLHPLGAPTN; this is encoded by the exons ATGGTCCCAGAGCCCGGCCCTGCCAGCAACAGCACCCCGGACTGGGGGTCGGGGCCGCCGTCGGACCCGGCAGGCAGCGGCTGGGTGGCGGCTGCGCTGTGCGCAGTCATCGCGCTGACGGCGGCGGCCAACTCGCTGCTCATCGCGCTCATCTGCACGCAGCCCGCGCTGCGCAACACGTCCAACTTCTTCCTGGTGTCACTCTTCACGTCGGACCTGATGGTGGGGCTGGTGGTGATGCCGCCGGCCATGCTGAACGCGCTGTATGGGCGCTGGGTGCTGGCACGCGGCCTCTGCCTGCTCTGGGCCGCCTTCGACGTGATGTGCTGCAGCGCCTCCATCCTCAACCTCTGCCTCATCAGCCTGGACCGCTACCTGCTCATCCTCTCGCCGCTGAGCTACAAGCTGCGCATGACGCCCGCGCGCGCCCTGGGGCTTGTCCTGGGCGCCTGGAGCCTGGCTGCGCTCGCCTCGTTCCTGCCCCTGCTGCTGGGCTGGCACCAGCTGGGCCGCGCCCGGGCCCCTGCCCCGGGCCAGTGCCGCCTGCTGGCCAGCCTGCCCTTCGTCCTCGTGGCCTCGGGCCTCACCTTCTTCCTGCCCTCGGGCGCCATCTGCTTCACCTACTGCAGGATCTTGCTGGCTGCCCGCAAGCAGGCCGTCCAGGTGGCCTCCCTCACCACCGGCATGGCCGGCCAGGCCTTGGAGACGCTGCAG GTGCCCAGGACCCCACGCCCAGGGATGGAGTTGGCCGATAGCAGGCGTCTGACCACCCAGCACAGCAGGAAGGCCTTAAAGGCCAGTCTGACACTGGGCATCCTGCTAGGCATGTTCTTTGTGACCTGGCTGCCCTTCTTCGTGGCCAATATAGCCCAG GCCGTGTGCGACTGCATCTCCCCAGGCCTCTTCGATGCCCTCACGTGGCTGGGTTATTGCAACAGCACCATGAACCCCATCATCTACCCGCTCTTCATGCGGGACTTCAAGCGGGCCCTGGGCAGgttcctgccctgtccccactgcCCCCGGGAGCGCCGGGCCAGCCTGGCATCACCCTCCATGCGTACCTCTCACAGCGGCCCCCGGCCGGGCCTGAGCCTGCAGCACGTGTTGCCACTGCCCTTGCCATCTGACTCCAATTCTGACTCAGGCTCAGGCTCCGGTGGTTCCTCGGGCCTGCAGCGCACGGTCCAGCCACTGCTGCGTCGAGAGGCCCCCCGGGACCCCCCGCCCTCTGCCAGGGTTACTGCTGTGGTCAATTTCTCCGACATCGATCCTGTGGAGCCCCAGCCGAAGCTGCATCCACTTGGTGCTCCCACGAACTGA